In a single window of the Halobaculum lipolyticum genome:
- a CDS encoding DUF7521 family protein translates to MSAAVPPLVLVFKTITLLIGGFVTYTAARAARKTGWAGLTYLAVGFGIATFGSLLAGVADQALLLDTSTALVVENALTAAGFAVIGYSLYATQRGAGGP, encoded by the coding sequence GTGAGCGCGGCCGTCCCCCCGCTCGTCCTCGTGTTCAAGACGATCACCCTCCTCATCGGCGGATTCGTCACCTACACCGCCGCCCGTGCGGCCCGCAAGACGGGCTGGGCGGGGCTGACGTACCTCGCCGTCGGCTTCGGGATCGCGACGTTCGGGTCGCTGTTGGCGGGCGTGGCCGACCAGGCGCTCCTGCTGGACACGTCGACGGCGCTGGTCGTGGAGAACGCGCTGACGGCCGCCGGGTTCGCCGTGATCGGCTACTCGCTGTACGCGACCCAGCGCGGCGCCGGCGGGCCGTGA